ATGAATCTCATCATTTTGGTGGACACCAAGTTGGGTGATGGAATAGAAGCATGGGTCACGTTGGACCAACATCACATGGCTCTTCTCCAATCCAATCCCCTACTCCAAAAATTCGTTTCATTCGACCCCACTCCTTTACTACTCCTTTGATATCATATTATTGtactatatatattaatctttattttatgCAAACAAACAAGACAGGTTAACTTAATCTCATTTCACATTTTTGTGGTACAAAAATATCACCTTCCTACTAACATTACTCTTTCACAAATAATAAGCTTAACTCAACTTGGAAACATAACAGCTCAGCACTTGTAAATTACAAGTCTAACTGAGAGACTACTAACATATTTAATGAATGCAATTCAACGGTCAAGATTAGAAGTatgtgttgaggcccaaaaaatcaaaggttgggcccaaatatattttcgGCCTAGTGCAACACCAAGCGGAAAATCTTTATTTAAACAACATGTCATGCTACAAACTTAAGTGAGCCCAAGCCACGCGAATGCCTGGGGCTTGTTGagcgggttgtggtatggatgatTACGAGTATTCACAAGACCCATTGATGGTCTAAggagtggaagttttgggctacttgggagcaccaaaactcaagcccattccTTGAGCCCAAACATATAGATAAGCATGAGAGAAAACCTAGTAGCCCATCACCTTAAGAAAACCTAATAGCCCATAAAAATCCCACATCAGCCAAAGCTTCCAGCAGTTTGACAAAAAATGGAACTCACAAGCCCCTGGAAACAAAACAGCCCAGCCCAACACCTTATAAAATATCCAACGTCGTGCATCTCTGTTAAAACTAGATCGCAGCCAAACTAccaaaaccaagcaaacccATGTGCCGATCACCTTTTTGACCAAGCACCCTTACCTATTCTTTCCTCTTCAAGCTTTggtgagaaaacaagaaacaaaagtggGTGGCTCCTCACCCACATGGAGAAGTCCAGTTGCTTGAGGACCTTGGAACTCCAAAAAGCTTCATGCCTACATGCTCAGGCTATAGAAGTTTCACCAAATAAGGTGgaatggaagaaagtgaaggaaaatgggAGAGGGTGGCTTGACAAAATTAAGGTTTCAGCGCCTATAAAAGGAAGCACTTTCTACCCAGCAAAAACAACTCACCTTGGTCGCTGCAAGCCTCCCAGCAACCATGAGAATTCATTGAAGGCAAGCATCCCCTCTAgaacccttcaatttcatgctttgttcttccatcttcctcatttctctctttcaaAACCCACATCCAGAGAAAGCAAGcatcatctctcatctctgGAACCATTCCATTTCAAGCCTTGTTCTTCCATtgcttcccattttctcttttgtcaAATCACTTAGGAGCTTGACGAAGCTTTCGTCAATCTGCTGGAAATATGCTAAAGTCACTCAtgcttccatcttcttcatctctttcCATAAACAACGTCCAGAGAGCAATTATCATCTCTCATCCCTAAAACCCCTGCAATTTCGAGCCATATTCCTCAATCTCCTCCCATCTTCTCTTTTGGAAATCGcagctctttctctctctcatgctaaactcatgaatgctcAGCTCCCATGCCTcaagcttctcatgccaagccaagaatttatctgtaagcgaCTGTTGGCTTCATTGATaaagaaaaccaaattgtttcctaaggctcagCTCCCCTTTCGAAATACTCTTGGGGCCTGATTCTTAAACTCAGACATAGGGGCAACTTcacatgtttctttttttcggcagcccaagcccattcgtcAGGCTGTTAGAATAAAAAGACCTCTACCGTATGTAATTAATCCTTAacacaaaatatttattggagaaaaaaaagaattttatttcacttttatttttttgtttataataattatgataaataaataaataaataaaaataaaacacacatAATAATATTCATTAATTGATATGACATGACCACATCAGCCGCTACTTAAAATAATTTGCTATTGCAAatgacccactagtgtagtggtttggagtatttactccctcaggcaaggtcctgggttTGAGTCTtagcatccgtgttgtgtgtgtgagtttaatacgTTATCGTCTCTTTCAATAGAAAATatcctaaaaaaataaattaaaataaataaataatttgctATTGTGCTCAATTTTATGTTTCTAAatagtattatatatatgtgtgtgcgCGCTCGCGCGTGTGTGAGAGATATTGTCTTCAAGGTATGTATGCAACATTTAACGAAAAAGGCAgacaataatttaattttaaaaaataaaaataaaaaacaactgTTGATTTTTCGGGTCAATTCAAATCTAACTGATCTCCTTGTTGTGGGACGATCCACAGTGGATCGAAACCAGCCAAGGGCCGGTCTTCTTGCTCTTGAggaccaattaaaaaatgtaaCGAGTGTCTGACTGACTGAATTCAGAAAATGAAGTCGATCGATGTATACCTTGcgtaaataataatttaaagggaaaaaaagaaaaagaaataataagcGAAGCTATCAAGACCGTTGAACGTGGAAGTTGGAAGAAGAGGACAAACTGACAGAAGAAGAGTTAACCCTCTTCCCTTCTCTTCTTTTGCCACACAGCTTGAAAATGGAATAATGAAAACTCaacgacaagaaaaaaaaactaaactagAAGAGATcaactttttccttcatttcttcttcttcttcttgtgttGGTCTGACTGGCTCTGGCATGGCTCATCTccttctcctctcctctcccttATCCATCAGTTTGTGTTTCTTTGCTTGGTTGCAAGGTTTCGTGGTCGTTCATGGCAATACTAATCTCACCCACTCTTCTTTCACGCCCATTAATCGTAATCTCTACCATTCCAGGTGACGTCTACTCTCTTTATcaacaatttttctttcccttattctattttttacTGTGTTCCGATCTTTTTGCACTTCCCATATGTCTTTTTTGCCTGAATTAATCTGGCTCCTCTGAGTTGCGCTGAATTGGAAGTAACAgattcattgatttttctttgaatCTTAAAATGGGTTTTCTgtttatttctttcatttcttgttttcttcgTGGAAGGAATTAGGGCTGATACTGACTGACTCTGTGGTTGGTTGCTCAGAAATTGTAGGGAACTGAATGCCTGAACCTTGTTCTGGCTATTCACTAACATTTCATATCTTTGGTTTACTTGATGTCAACTTGTTATGAATTTATCAGTTTATTTAACCTTGAAaacatcatatatatatatataacaatcAAACTTTCCTTTTATTGGTCTGCAGTGGGGATTTGATGGAAGAAATAAAAGCTTTGGTCTTTCGTCACCCAGACCGGCTCACTGTAGGTTGCCTTTGCCGGTTTATTGTTTTCCTGATATTCATTTAGTTTCCTAAAACTTTGATGTTAATGACAGTTCGATACAATTAAATCTCGAAACAAGGGCTACTCTGCTGAGATCGCAGTAGTTACCTATTGCCGGAGAAGGCAAGAGACTGATGACAGGCCAAAGTTTCGGATCCTTCTTGTAAGTTTTTAATGTATTTTTATGCGTTGGATTCCTTTTAATTAGATTTTGCATTCAGGGTTGGCTGTTTATAGGCCTTAatgttctttgatttttcaagttAAACAAAGGCAGGGATTTCCATGTACTTCAACACTATATCAAACTGTAGTAATGAATTACAGAATATTTATAATCTGTTTTTTAGTGTATAGATAATCTCAGATTGGTAATGGCTGGTGTTTTTGACAGATGATTCCTTGTCTTCCAGAGTTTTGGACAGCATGGAAGGGAGCTCATTACATCTGAGCTTGCTTTGCGAATCCTTTCAATCTTGAGTAAAGAACAGTTTCTACCCAACCTGGACCCAGCCTCCTTAGACCATACCCTTGACAAACTCTTAATAAAGGTAACTTTATGATAATGTGCTGCAAGTCTCTTTCCCTAATAATTATTAATGTAGATGCAATTTGCTTTTACCAGATGATGTCAACTGTTTATGTAAACGCTTCTGCTTTTGCTTCATCCATCTAAGCAGCATACTACAACATGAGCTAGAAATATTAGGGCCACTAGAATTTGAAATAATGGATAGGCACCTCCTTCTcatatcttcatcttcttccacttCAAGTATCTGGCTTTCACTTCAATCTATCTGGCATTTCTTCAGAAATTATGAGCAATATTTTTATGCCCTCTGCTGTTTACCTGTAGTGTGAGTATATGAACTCAAACTTACAAGTTGGCAACTCCTTATATGGAGATGATTTGTTTCCATGTTTCTCGTGGATCCTTCTGCATGCATTGCTCTTGagaatattatattatttgttaGGGGGTTTACAACTGGTACACTTGATCTATAGTACTCATCATTAGAACCTGATGCCCCAGGGCTTGAAATACTTTCCTCTTCAATTCTGATGAGCTATTTCATTGGAGATATTTGAAGAACTTTGGTATTTTTTGAGTTCTGATATCTAATTTTATGTCAGATGGTTCCTATGGAAAACATAAATGGCCGCAGAATTGTTGAAGCAGGAGATCTCTGTGAGAGGAGAAATGGTAAAGCAGTTGATTTTGTGGATTTTgaaatatacatatttataCACACACTCTATTATAAATAGAATCCTCTTTGTCAATCAACATATATGCAATATCAAATGTTCCCCTATTATTTAAACGGAACTAATAATAGATTTTAAAAGCAAGGATAGCATGGCAATTGTATAAATTACCCCATTTTCCAGTAGTCCATACTTTTACTCCTGTTCCTAGACCAACTTTCTGCACTCACGTGTGAATATTCTTCTAGCATGTattatgtatgtgtgtgtgtatattgtGTTTAAGTTTGCATCTTGTGACAGGGAGAGGAGTTGATCTCAACCGTAATTGGAGCGTAGATTGGGGCAAAAAGGAGAAGGTTAATCACGCATGATAGtcttattttcttattcatgCTATACCGCATTTATCATGTTGCTTGTTTATTTCATCTTTTAATTGTCTTCTTTAGGTGGACCTTGTTTACCATTATATAGCAGTGCACGTAATATATAACATATCATTAGATGAAGCTGTAGTCTCATTCATTGTTCCTGCTTTCCctctttaaattaaatattcaacTGTCATTTCGTTTCTTGTGCTATTTTGTGCTTAggactcttctttctttcatttttatgttgtttttctATCACAGGATTATGATCCATATGAGGAAAATCCTGGAACTGCCCCTTTCAGCGAACCTGAAACTCAGATAATGCGGAAAGTTGCCATGTCATTTGATCCACACATATGGGTTAATATACACTCTGGAATGGAGGTATGTCAGACAAACTTTCAGTTATTATTCTCTACTGTTGACTCCGAAGTCATATTCACAATTTCTGGAAATTTCTGATTAAAGCACTTCTGTTTTACAAAAGTGGCAATGTCACCTACGATTTTGTCACTTACAGTGTATACAGTTTTATATTCTTTTACCAATCACCATTAAAGGTAGTTAcccttaatttttgtttaattttcaatttagggtttgtgtaCTCTGCATATGGCACATTTCTTATATAGCTTCTGGTTTTTTAGGCTCTATTTATGCCATATGACCATAAGAACACAACCCCTGATGGAGTTTCCTCGCACCAGATGAAGTCATTGCTTGAGGAACTCAACCATCTGCATTGCCAAAGGCGTTGCATGATTGGGTCTGGTGGAGGTTCTGTTGGGTTAGTATTACTAACGGTCACTATTATTGTTCAGCTGTTCGTTGTTATTATTACCAATGATATCTTCTGTTTTTTGCTTGCCCAATATGATTGATTACATGGCGGGGATGCTAGCCTCAATAACCAATTGAATTGTGCTGGAGGATGAGGTCTAGAGGGTTTTACAGAGGAAATTTGGCACTCGTGAGGGCATAGGGGTAGTTGGACTGCAAGGCTAAAGCCCTGCTGGGTCTAAAATTTTAAGTAGTTTAGTTGGCTCATTAATCTTTACACCTCAACTCATGAGCCAGAGTTTAAAGGATTTAAAGCTCACTATTTTAAAATGCTTATTGTAAGTTTTTCCATTAAGTTTTAATACGTCTTAATTGTAGGTATCTGGCACACGGGACAGCAACTGATTATATGTTTGATATTGTAAGGGTGCCAATGGCTTTCACCTTTGAGGTTTGTCAAATTatccctctttttccttcaaatttatGATCTCGAAGAAAACTTGACTAAGACAAATCTGCatcctttttcattttgactAAGATATATGGAGATGGAGCAGCATCATCAAGAGATTGCTTCAAAATGTTCAATCCCACTGACTTTGGTACCTTCAATGTATGTTAGTTTTTTGGTTCATCTTTTAAGTTTCAGCATATACAGAACCAACAGTTAATGAAATGGAGTCTAAATGATCCAACAGTTAATGTTTAACAGTGtaaaattttctctttcagaGAGTTCTCAATGAATGGTCTGCAGcatttttcacaatttttaaatTGGGGCCAAACCAGCTTGGTGAAAATTATTCCAAGACTTCTGTGCCGACCTTAGACAAGTGGGTATCCATAGATGAGTATCTTGACGGGTACTTAGTTGAGAGGAGTAGCAGATATGGAAAGAAGATGGAGGTGCTTGAATTAGGAATGCAGGAGATAAGAACATATTTCAGGCTCTTCTTGTTATCTTCCGTCCTGTTATTGTTCATGTTCTGTTCCAGAATTTCAAAAGGCAAGTGTGCTAGACCAATTGTTTCTGCTATTGCACTCTGATATTGAGAAACAACCCGGCGTCAGCAGCTTCCTCCCGCACTGGACCAATCGGATGTGGTTCCGCACGTTCCACCACTTCTCCATTTGTTTCCAATAGTGATTGTGAAACACCATGAGCAGCAAGAAATTGAGGTCCATAATTTGAAGTGAATTTTGATTTACCTGTTCCTAGTCGTCATGGGAAGAATGGGAAAAATAAGATGTGCCAAATTTTTGAGATAGGATGtctcttcaaatttttatatgtACAAGTACACACAATAcgaacaatttttttaactcAATAGTGTAATTGTTTACTCTGTAAAACTCATcatattcttttcaagtgAAGCATCAATGTATTTGCTTACCGAGTCTTCGGATGTCTTAATTTTGCATATCATAACACCGGACTAAAATATAATGCACATCTCTTTGcagacagaaaaaaaaagtggaaaaCAAAATGCTGCCCAAATAATCACGCTCTTCCTATAAagacatgaagaaaaaaaatataagccGATTTAGCTTTATAATTACATTCCACTTTATGAAAAAAAGTAATTGGCAAATTTTTACAAGATACAAGCAACAATTTTATCTGGTGCTTAACCTATGATTATATTGAGGGGAAGGGGGTTGTTTCTTCAACTGTTCTCGTGTTTGTTAAGAGGGTGTGGCAGGTCTCTTTCTTCCCAAACTCTGGAACATGATCGTCCTTGAGGTTGAATTCCATTGCATGATGGCCAGCCTAAATCATGGTTCCTGCAAAATCATCAgacagaaggaaaaaagaaatgtttgGAGATGCTGACATTCGTGAAACTTAAATTCATGCTTGCGTGTAAATACGCGGCTTTGGCCTAACCTTCCTATTAGACCCTAAACTActgaaggaagaaaaaaatatgtcAATATACAGTTTGGGCCTAACCTTCATATGAGACCTGACTAGATCAAGCATGATTAGGTGAACACAAGTAATTGGCTACACGATACGACTCAAATCATATCATTCATCATCTGAGTGTCTGTTTCATGTATTTCAGAGCAGACCGCAACATTGCCCTGGC
The window above is part of the Prunus dulcis chromosome 1, ALMONDv2, whole genome shotgun sequence genome. Proteins encoded here:
- the LOC117624325 gene encoding carboxypeptidase A6, whose product is MAHLLLLSSPLSISLCFFAWLQGFVVVHGNTNLTHSSFTPINRNLYHSSGDLMEEIKALVFRHPDRLTFDTIKSRNKGYSAEIAVVTYCRRRQETDDRPKFRILLSFGQHGRELITSELALRILSILSKEQFLPNLDPASLDHTLDKLLIKMVPMENINGRRIVEAGDLCERRNGRGVDLNRNWSVDWGKKEKDYDPYEENPGTAPFSEPETQIMRKVAMSFDPHIWVNIHSGMEALFMPYDHKNTTPDGVSSHQMKSLLEELNHLHCQRRCMIGSGGGSVGYLAHGTATDYMFDIVRVPMAFTFEIYGDGAASSRDCFKMFNPTDFGTFNRVLNEWSAAFFTIFKLGPNQLGENYSKTSVPTLDKWVSIDEYLDGYLVERSSRYGKKMEVLELGMQEIRTYFRLFLLSSVLLLFMFCSRISKGKCARPIVSAIAL